Proteins found in one Hevea brasiliensis isolate MT/VB/25A 57/8 chromosome 18, ASM3005281v1, whole genome shotgun sequence genomic segment:
- the LOC110641912 gene encoding uncharacterized protein LOC110641912 isoform X1, with the protein MCIALFLWQAHPRYPFLLLLNRDEYHSRPTKPLTWWGSEDQILGGRDEQAGGTWLACTRDGKIAFITNFRELKSTPRANSRGDLPVHFLESNKNPKEFAEDLAKEAEKYSGFNLILTDICSKSMVYVTNRPKAENNFITDVAPGMHVLSNASLDSPWPKAQRLGHNFKDLLDKYGERELPVKEMVEILMTNTVKDVDESMLPKIYPAEFEYQLSSIFVETDTPLGHYGTRSTSVLSIKSSGEVNFYERFLENEKWQEHTESFQIEKIEHMEKISSA; encoded by the exons ATGTGCATAGCATTGTTTCTATGGCAAGCTCATCCTCGTTACCCATTCCTCTTGCTACTCAACAGAGATGAGTACCACAGCCG GCCAACCAAGCCCCTGACTTGGTGGGGAAGTGAAGACCAGATCCTGGGTGGGAGAGATGAGCAGGCAGGTGGGACATGGTTGGCTTGCACTAGAGATGGTAAGATTGCTTTTATCACTAATTTCAGGGAACTTAAATCTACCCCTAGAGCCAATAGCAGAGGAGACCTTCCTGTTCATTTCTTGGAG AGCAACAAGAATCCTAAGGAGTTTGCCGAGGATCTTGCAAAAGAGGCAgaaaagtatagtggatttaacCTAATACTAACTGATATCTGTTCCAAATCCATGGTTTATGTAACCAATAGACCAAAAGCAGAAAACAATTTTATCACAGATGTTGCACCTGGAATGCATGTGTTATCAAATGCAAGCCTAGACTCCCCATGGCCTAAG GCTCAACGATTGGGCCATAATTTTAAAGATTTGTTAGATAAATATGGTGAAAGAGAGCTTCCTGTGAAAGAGATGGTTGAAATACTAATGACAAACACTGTTAAAGACGTTGATGAGAGCATGTTACCGAAAATTTATCCTGCTGAGTTTGAATACCAGTTGAGTTCCATATTTGTTGAGACAGACACTCCATTG GGACACTATGGAACCAGAAGCACTTCCGTGTTGTCCATAAAATCAAGTGGGGAGGTTAACTTCTATGAAAGGTTTCTTGAGAATGAAAAGTGGCAAGAGCACACAGAGAGTTTCCAAATAGAGAAGATAGAGCACATGGAAAAAATTAGCTCTGCTTAA
- the LOC110641912 gene encoding uncharacterized protein LOC110641912 isoform X2: MSRQVGHGWLALEMVRLLLSLISGNLNLPLEPIAEETFLFISWRTLWLQSNKNPKEFAEDLAKEAEKYSGFNLILTDICSKSMVYVTNRPKAENNFITDVAPGMHVLSNASLDSPWPKAQRLGHNFKDLLDKYGERELPVKEMVEILMTNTVKDVDESMLPKIYPAEFEYQLSSIFVETDTPLGHYGTRSTSVLSIKSSGEVNFYERFLENEKWQEHTESFQIEKIEHMEKISSA, from the exons ATGAGCAGGCAGGTGGGACATGGTTGGCTTGCACTAGAGATGGTAAGATTGCTTTTATCACTAATTTCAGGGAACTTAAATCTACCCCTAGAGCCAATAGCAGAGGAGACCTTCCTGTTCATTTCTTGGAG AACTCTATGGTTACAGAGCAACAAGAATCCTAAGGAGTTTGCCGAGGATCTTGCAAAAGAGGCAgaaaagtatagtggatttaacCTAATACTAACTGATATCTGTTCCAAATCCATGGTTTATGTAACCAATAGACCAAAAGCAGAAAACAATTTTATCACAGATGTTGCACCTGGAATGCATGTGTTATCAAATGCAAGCCTAGACTCCCCATGGCCTAAG GCTCAACGATTGGGCCATAATTTTAAAGATTTGTTAGATAAATATGGTGAAAGAGAGCTTCCTGTGAAAGAGATGGTTGAAATACTAATGACAAACACTGTTAAAGACGTTGATGAGAGCATGTTACCGAAAATTTATCCTGCTGAGTTTGAATACCAGTTGAGTTCCATATTTGTTGAGACAGACACTCCATTG GGACACTATGGAACCAGAAGCACTTCCGTGTTGTCCATAAAATCAAGTGGGGAGGTTAACTTCTATGAAAGGTTTCTTGAGAATGAAAAGTGGCAAGAGCACACAGAGAGTTTCCAAATAGAGAAGATAGAGCACATGGAAAAAATTAGCTCTGCTTAA